The proteins below come from a single Nocardioides eburneiflavus genomic window:
- a CDS encoding class I SAM-dependent methyltransferase gives MRSLSQLRRPGALDVLQVDATGLLVGASRERLVDVAFDGRRIWSFWLLRDGEQGEDGVRLRWPKPLRPFLDGVTEVTLTDPGTDTVLFSRTVRFGDRTDRIHVVNAAGRPLALDKSLKLVETFDTRDAAHVEPLLDAIDEVLGALRQVGLDAFLAYGTALGAIRDGGLIGHDSDADLGYVSTYDHPVDVIRESFRIQRALTDMGYRVTRYSAIALKVHVEESDGLDRGLDVFGGFMREGTLYLMGEIAVPFERDWIYPLGTASLEGREFPVPANADKFLTATYGPRWRVPDPAYKFTTPASTIELFNGWFRGMRTGRAGWHGYHKRTAHHEPTVSAVARQVAERHPDLATYVDIGCGRGADVAWFADRGVSAVGLDFQPYAYEAEAQRRADDPRVTFQLFNLLELRHVLAVPAWIARMPGPRAVGCVHVVERLGHRGRMNLLRASRMVLAGTTGTLHLQFLSEKGRDGYARRTGARKPLDPAVVLAEVAESGGRVLEDVRTRVSSDPGSSQVCRMIIDWNA, from the coding sequence GTGAGGTCCCTGAGCCAGTTGCGGCGTCCCGGCGCGCTGGACGTCCTCCAGGTCGACGCCACCGGCCTCCTGGTCGGCGCCAGCCGCGAGCGTCTCGTCGACGTCGCCTTCGACGGCCGGCGCATCTGGTCGTTCTGGCTGCTGCGCGACGGCGAGCAGGGCGAGGACGGCGTACGCCTGCGCTGGCCCAAGCCGTTGCGCCCCTTCCTCGACGGGGTCACCGAGGTGACCCTGACGGACCCGGGCACCGACACCGTGCTGTTCTCGCGGACCGTCCGGTTCGGCGACCGGACCGACCGGATCCACGTCGTCAACGCCGCGGGCCGGCCCCTGGCCCTGGACAAGTCGCTCAAGCTCGTCGAGACCTTCGACACCCGCGACGCCGCCCACGTCGAGCCCCTGCTCGACGCCATCGACGAGGTGCTGGGCGCGCTGCGCCAGGTCGGCCTCGACGCCTTCCTCGCCTACGGCACCGCCCTGGGCGCGATCCGCGACGGCGGCCTGATCGGCCACGACAGCGACGCCGACCTCGGCTACGTCAGCACCTACGACCACCCCGTCGACGTCATCCGCGAGTCCTTCCGGATCCAGCGGGCGCTCACCGACATGGGCTACCGCGTCACCCGCTACTCCGCCATCGCGCTGAAGGTCCACGTCGAGGAGAGCGACGGCCTCGATCGCGGCCTCGACGTGTTCGGCGGCTTCATGCGCGAGGGCACCCTCTACCTCATGGGCGAGATCGCCGTCCCGTTCGAGCGCGACTGGATCTACCCGCTGGGCACGGCGTCGCTCGAGGGGCGCGAGTTCCCGGTCCCGGCCAACGCCGACAAGTTCCTCACCGCGACCTACGGCCCCCGCTGGCGCGTGCCCGACCCGGCCTACAAGTTCACCACCCCCGCGAGCACCATCGAGCTGTTCAACGGCTGGTTCCGCGGGATGCGTACGGGTCGCGCCGGCTGGCACGGCTACCACAAGCGCACCGCGCACCACGAGCCCACCGTGTCCGCCGTCGCCCGGCAGGTCGCCGAGCGCCACCCGGACCTCGCGACGTACGTCGACATCGGGTGCGGTCGCGGGGCCGACGTCGCCTGGTTCGCCGACCGCGGCGTCTCCGCGGTCGGGCTGGACTTCCAGCCGTACGCCTACGAGGCCGAGGCCCAGCGCCGGGCCGACGACCCGCGCGTGACCTTCCAGCTCTTCAACCTCCTCGAGCTGCGCCACGTCCTCGCCGTCCCGGCGTGGATCGCCCGGATGCCCGGCCCGCGCGCCGTGGGCTGCGTCCACGTCGTCGAGCGGCTCGGCCACCGCGGCCGGATGAACCTGCTCCGCGCGTCGCGGATGGTGCTCGCCGGGACGACCGGCACCCTGCACCTGCAGTTCCTCAGCGAGAAGGGCCGCGACGGCTACGCTCGCCGCACGGGCGCCCGCAAGCCCCTCGACCCCGCGGTCGTCCTCGCCGAGGTGGCGGAGTCCGGCGGCCGGGTGCTCGAGGACGTCCGCACCCGGGTCTCATCCGATCCGGGGAGCTCGCAGGTGTGCCGCATGATCATCGACTGGAACGCGTGA
- a CDS encoding DUF6752 domain-containing protein: protein MFGLGNRWAGRHGAAGGDLEKRVAALEEAVQENRALNVRLAELTDVVTELLLPVAARDEERLEELLGKYRGDFS from the coding sequence ATGTTCGGACTCGGCAACCGGTGGGCCGGCCGTCACGGAGCCGCCGGCGGCGACCTCGAGAAGCGGGTCGCCGCGCTCGAGGAGGCGGTCCAGGAGAACCGTGCCCTCAACGTCCGCCTCGCCGAGCTCACCGACGTGGTGACCGAGCTGTTGCTGCCGGTCGCTGCGCGCGACGAGGAGAGGCTGGAGGAGCTGCTCGGGAAGTACCGCGGGGACTTCTCTTGA
- a CDS encoding phospholipase D-like domain-containing protein, with amino-acid sequence MRSKSIALLAALGLAASLAAPAATASVSGAAPAAGTATTTSAAPAVALSARKPGKPNKKWKVPVGPKFNNPMVPKDRFVIERHVLRAIRNTPKGEKITISAYSLDRQVFADELIRAKRRGVKVQVLLNDHLVPNAQVRIQRVLGRKVTKKSFLRRCVSGCRADKNEYNNLHSKFYLFSRTGRNRNVVMLGSYNMTLNAVRWQWNDLWTTVGKKTLYNEFQTLFRDMKPDWDKRRATYNFCENGRDCPNGDMQKYHTIVFPKYTTPTDDAVLDILNNISCVYTDAAGVTRRTQLALSMHTMRGRRGDYISDKLRELYAAGCNLRVNYGLMGFHTKQRIGAPTARGRVPLRSTGFNLKDDVPTGDPEIDNMPENIERYTHHKYFVLRGLYKGVDSRMVWTGSTNWSSLGTPQDEILFAMHGRGVVRDYMKNFNLMWRKPYSRDAYTTTYSEWKMVNGRRVGTDPVVTIEPDGLRGAGPTWEDD; translated from the coding sequence GTGCGTTCCAAGTCCATTGCCCTTCTCGCCGCCCTCGGGCTGGCCGCCTCGCTGGCTGCTCCGGCCGCGACCGCCTCCGTGTCGGGTGCCGCACCCGCCGCAGGCACGGCCACGACCACGTCGGCGGCTCCCGCGGTCGCGCTGTCCGCGCGCAAGCCCGGCAAGCCCAACAAGAAGTGGAAGGTCCCCGTCGGGCCGAAGTTCAACAACCCGATGGTCCCCAAGGACCGCTTCGTCATCGAGCGCCACGTCCTCCGGGCGATCCGCAACACGCCCAAGGGCGAGAAGATCACCATCTCCGCCTACTCGCTCGACCGGCAGGTCTTCGCCGACGAGCTGATCCGCGCCAAGCGCCGGGGCGTCAAGGTGCAGGTCCTGCTCAACGACCACCTCGTGCCCAACGCCCAGGTGCGCATCCAGCGCGTGCTCGGCCGCAAGGTCACCAAGAAGAGCTTCCTGCGCCGCTGCGTGTCGGGCTGCCGTGCCGACAAGAACGAGTACAACAACTTGCACAGCAAGTTCTACCTGTTCAGCCGCACCGGCCGGAACCGCAACGTCGTCATGCTGGGCTCCTACAACATGACCCTCAACGCTGTGCGCTGGCAGTGGAACGACCTGTGGACCACCGTGGGCAAGAAGACGCTCTACAACGAGTTCCAGACGCTCTTCCGGGACATGAAGCCCGACTGGGACAAGCGGCGCGCCACCTACAACTTCTGCGAGAACGGTCGCGACTGCCCCAACGGGGACATGCAGAAGTACCACACCATCGTCTTCCCCAAGTACACGACGCCCACCGACGACGCCGTCCTCGACATCCTCAACAACATCTCGTGCGTCTACACCGATGCGGCCGGGGTGACGCGGCGCACGCAGCTCGCCCTGTCGATGCACACCATGCGCGGCCGGCGCGGCGACTACATCTCCGACAAGCTGCGCGAGCTGTACGCCGCCGGCTGCAACCTGCGCGTCAACTACGGCCTGATGGGCTTCCACACCAAGCAGCGCATCGGCGCGCCCACGGCTCGCGGCCGCGTGCCGCTGCGCTCGACCGGGTTCAACCTCAAGGACGACGTCCCGACCGGCGACCCCGAGATCGACAACATGCCGGAGAACATCGAGCGCTACACCCACCACAAGTACTTCGTGCTGCGCGGCCTCTACAAGGGCGTCGACAGCCGCATGGTGTGGACCGGCTCGACCAACTGGTCCAGCCTCGGCACCCCGCAGGACGAGATCCTGTTCGCCATGCACGGCCGGGGCGTGGTCCGCGACTACATGAAGAACTTCAACCTGATGTGGCGCAAGCCCTACAGCCGTGACGCCTACACCACGACGTACTCGGAGTGGAAGATGGTCAACGGCCGTCGCGTCGGCACGGACCCGGTCGTGACGATCGAGCCCGACGGGCTCCGCGGCGCCGGCCCCACCTGGGAGGACGACTGA
- a CDS encoding acyl-CoA dehydrogenase family protein has protein sequence MPRLCQTDGLSEDQTEILKAVRQFVDEQIIPVAQELEHADEYPTEIIEGLKELGVFGLTIPEEFGGLGESLLTYALVVEEIARGWMSVSGVINTHFIVAYMLVQHGTQEQKEKYLPRMATGEVRGAFSMSEPGLGSDVSAVSTKATKADDGSYSITGQKMWLTNGATSTLVAVLTKTDEGADSVYKNMTTFLVEKKAGFGETAQGVTVPGKIDKMGYKGVETTELVLEGHQIAADQVLGGEPGKGFFQMMDGVEVGRVNVAARACGLAWRGFELGIAYAQQRKTFGKAIAEHQAVLFRLAEMATKVEVAHTMMVKAARLKDTGQRMDVEAGMAKMVASEYANEVVEDSFRIHGGYGYSKEYEIERLMREVKFMLIGEGTSDIQKMIIGRSLLKDYKLR, from the coding sequence ATGCCCCGCCTCTGCCAGACCGACGGCCTCTCCGAGGACCAGACCGAGATCCTCAAGGCCGTGCGCCAGTTCGTGGACGAGCAGATCATCCCGGTCGCGCAGGAGCTCGAGCACGCCGACGAGTACCCGACCGAGATCATCGAGGGGCTCAAGGAGCTCGGCGTGTTCGGCCTGACGATCCCCGAGGAGTTCGGCGGGCTGGGGGAGTCGCTGCTGACGTACGCCCTGGTGGTCGAGGAGATCGCGCGGGGGTGGATGAGCGTCTCGGGCGTGATCAACACCCACTTCATCGTCGCCTACATGCTGGTCCAGCACGGCACGCAGGAGCAGAAGGAGAAGTACCTCCCGCGGATGGCGACCGGCGAGGTCCGCGGCGCGTTCTCGATGTCCGAGCCCGGCCTGGGCTCCGACGTGTCGGCGGTGTCGACCAAGGCCACGAAGGCCGACGACGGCAGCTACTCGATCACGGGTCAGAAGATGTGGCTGACCAACGGCGCCACCTCGACCCTCGTGGCGGTGCTGACGAAGACCGACGAGGGCGCTGACTCGGTCTACAAGAACATGACGACCTTCCTGGTGGAGAAGAAGGCCGGGTTCGGTGAGACCGCGCAGGGCGTCACCGTCCCGGGCAAGATCGACAAGATGGGCTACAAGGGCGTCGAGACGACCGAGCTCGTCCTCGAGGGCCACCAGATCGCCGCCGACCAGGTGCTCGGCGGCGAGCCCGGCAAGGGCTTCTTCCAGATGATGGACGGCGTCGAGGTCGGCCGGGTCAACGTCGCCGCACGTGCGTGCGGCCTGGCGTGGCGCGGCTTCGAGCTCGGCATCGCCTACGCGCAGCAGCGCAAGACCTTCGGCAAGGCCATCGCGGAGCACCAGGCGGTGCTGTTCCGGCTCGCCGAGATGGCCACCAAGGTCGAGGTCGCGCACACGATGATGGTCAAGGCCGCGCGTCTCAAGGACACCGGCCAGCGCATGGACGTCGAGGCCGGCATGGCCAAGATGGTCGCGTCCGAGTACGCCAACGAGGTCGTCGAGGACTCCTTCCGGATCCACGGTGGCTACGGCTACTCCAAGGAGTACGAGATCGAGCGCCTCATGCGCGAGGTGAAGTTCATGCTCATCGGCGAGGGCACCTCCGACATCCAGAAGATGATCATCGGCCGCAGCCTGCTCAAGGACTACAAGCTGCGCTGA